The following coding sequences lie in one Lolium perenne isolate Kyuss_39 chromosome 2, Kyuss_2.0, whole genome shotgun sequence genomic window:
- the LOC127336618 gene encoding protein NUCLEAR FUSION DEFECTIVE 6, mitochondrial-like, with product MAGAGARSLLRSSSSLLRAAAPARSSSSLGAGASRPSIRRALGAPPRPLLRSPVEASFCLESLLPLHSATAAARLKSMLAVPGQPVAGWLTQGQDETGC from the exons ATGGCCGGCGCCGGCGCCAGGTCGTTGCTccgttcttcctcttctcttctccgcgctgctgctccggcgagatCATCTTCTTCCCTCGGGGCCGGGGCTTCGCGTCCTTCCATCCGTCGCGCGTTGGGTGCGCCCCCTCGCCCCCTCCTTAG GTCGCCCGTCGAGGCAAGCTTCTGCCTGGAGTCGCTGCTGCCGCTGCACAGCGCCACGGCCGCCGCGCGGTTGAAGTCGATGCTCGCGGTGCCTGGCCAACCAGTCGCCGGCTGGCTGACGCAAG GACAAGATGAAACTGGATGCTGA
- the LOC127336616 gene encoding uncharacterized protein isoform X2, producing MTKKKLKVDAAVSSRERTVTWADDQKKYMLDWYIDYLKDQHVGFKFKKQHHLLCADALNKKFAMGVTVDQVDRQYRHYKENWKIIAAALSKSGNSFDHTRCIVTISESEKATLCDRARRLLTKPIKFYEEMQELFTGSSADGSLAMDQNTCMDVSDDSDSDSREMHDLNGYTPPEDPLGDDSDTIPTPITNATGENNYPSNYTRSGIKRSRGNPMCTLSTKKAAKYKSRLVESNDEITATMKSLRDTLVATAPPHISQLVDPHATLWQRLETIPLTPDQRIIVGEHLSSKENEVKRSWLCNASDGTLHAWVFKFLCDKEGLNL from the exons ATGACCAAGAAAAAGCTAAAGGTTGATGCTGCTGTGTCCTCTCGCGAGAGGACCGTGACTTGGGCTGATGATCAGAAGAAATACATGCTTGATTGGTACATCGACTACTTGAAAGACCAGCATGTAGGATTTAAGTTCAAGAAGCAACATCATTTGTTGTGTGCTGATGCATTAAATAAGAAGTTCGCAATGGGAGTGACCGTGGATCAAGTGGACCGTCAGTACAGGCACTATAAAGAGAATTGGAAAATTATTGCAGCAGCATTGAGCAAAAGTGGAAATTCATTTGACCACACTAGATGCATTGTGACTATTTCAGAGTCTGAAAAGGCAACCCTATGT GACAGAGCAAGACGCCTACTCACTAAACCCATCAAATTCTATGAAGAGATGCAGGAGTTGTTCACTGGATCTAGTGCTGATGGTTCATTAGCTATGGATCAGAATACATGCATGGATGTTAGTGATGATTCCGATAGTGATTCAAGGGAGATGCATGACCTCAATGGCTATACACCAcctgaagatccacttggtgatGATTCAGACACAATACCAACTCCTATCACAAATGCAACCGGTGAGAACAACTACCCTTCCAACTATACTCGATCTGGTATAAAACGTTCACGAGGCAACCCTATGTGTACTCTATCAACTAAGAAGGCAGCAAAGTACAAGAGTCGTCTTGTAGAGTCCAATGATGAAATCACAGCTACGATGAAATCACTTCGGGACACACTTGTTGCCACTGCTCCTCCTCACATATCACAGCTTGTCGATCCACATGCAACTTTGTGGCAGAGACTAGAGACTATCCCATTGACACCTGATCAGAGAATTATAGTTGGTGAGCATTtgtcttctaaagagaatgaagttaagcGTAGCTGGTTGTGCAATGCAAGTGATGGTACTTTGCATGCATGGGTCTTCAAGTTCTTATGCGATAAGGAAGGCTTAAATTTGTGA
- the LOC127336616 gene encoding protein ALP1-like isoform X1, which translates to MYLKYYLDHCHYMWKRRMLAGILVCLAVYWYRINTRKRKRITYAPMVDRDVERLRRLNRLYNGNDAHCISELRMSKVVFHKLCAELRSRALLEETCHVTIEEQVAMFMHAVGLNWTFRSIAFEFMRSSETVSRYFHLVLDALCILAGDLICIKSVETHSKITTSPGRFHPYFEGCIGALDGTHIPACVPIHMQDRFRGRKSFTSQNVLAAVDFDLRFIYVLAGWEGSAHDSYVLQDALSRPNGLKIPEGKYFLADAGYAARPGVLPPFRSTRYHLKEYRGTREPENPKELFNLRHSQLRTTVERAFGTLKNRFKIFASQPFFPLKTQVKIVMACCALHNWILEDGPDEYVYDDLAWYAALPRSIRNRSDQYQENVAWANKREEMARTMWEDKVGPPL; encoded by the exons ATGTATTTAAAGTATTACCTGGACCATTGCCATTACATGTGGAAAAGAAGAATGCTTGCTGGTATTCTGGTGTGTCTAGCAGtctattggtataggatcaatacaaggaaaagaaaaagaataaCATATGCTCCCATGGTTGATAGGGATGTTGAGAGATTGAGACGTCTAAATCGCTTGTACAATGGAAATGATGCCCACTGCATAAGTGAGCTGCGTATGAGCAAAGTTGTCTTTCATAAGTTGTGTGCTGAACTTAGATCACGTGCCCTGCTAGAAGAGACATGCCATGTCACAATAGAGGAACAAGTCGCCATGTTTATGCATGCAGTGGGTTTAAACTGGACATTCAGATCAATTGCTTTTGAGTTCATGAGATCAAGTGAGACTGTTAGTAGGTATTTCCATCTTGTTTTAGACGCTCTCTGTATCCTTGCCGGTGACCTCATATGCATCAAATCAGTTGAGACACACTCGAAGATCACAACTTCCCCTGGCAGATTTCACCCGTATTTTGAG GGATGCATAGGAGCCCTGGATGGTACACATATACCAGCGTGTGTACCTATCCACATGCAAGATCGATTTAGGGGTAGAAAGTCCTTTACCAGCCAAAATGTGCTAGCAGCAGTCGATTTTGACCTAAGATTCATCTATGTTCTTGCTGGATGGGAGGGCTCTGCCCATGATTCTTATGTGCTTCAAGATGCTCTATCACGCCCTAATGGGCTAAAGATACCTGAAG GTAAATATTTCCTAGCCGACGCTGGATATGCAGCAAGACCTGGTGTATTACCCCCATTCCGTTCTACTCGCTATCACCTTAAAGAGTACAGGGGCACTAGGGAACCAGAGAACCCAAAGGAattattcaaccttcgccattcaCAACTCAGAACAACTGTTGAACGTGCATTTGGTACCTTGAAGAACCGTTTCAAAATATTTGCAAGCCAGCCATTCTTCCCTTTGAAAACACAAGTGAAAATTGTGATGGCATGTTGTGCGCTGCACAACTGGATTTTAGAAGATGGACCTGATGAGTACGTGTATGATGACCTTGCGTGGTATGCAGCCCTGCCAAGGAGTATAAGAAACCGTAGTGACCAGTACCAGGAGAATGTGGCATGGGCAAACAAAAGAGAAGAAATGGCAAGAACGATGTGGGAAGATAAAGTAGGACCACCTCTGTGA
- the LOC127336615 gene encoding probable serine/threonine-protein kinase BSK3, with the protein MGARVSKATSCCCIRGQLPGSTRLDSADAVDEDQAEAYELPAFQEYSFEQLRLATAGFAVENIVSEHGEKAPNVVYKGKLDAQRRIAVKRFNRSAWPDPRQFLDEAKSVGQLRSKRLANLLGCCCEGDERLLVAEYMPNDTLAKHLFHWETQAMKWPMRLRVVLYLAEALEYCTTKGRALYHDLNAYRVLFDNDCNPRLSCFGLMKNSRDGKSYSTNLAFTPPEYMRTGRITPESVIYSFGTLLLDVLSGKHIPPSHALDLIRDRNFNMLTDSCLVGQFSNEEGTELVRLASRCLHYEPRERPNVRSMVQALSPLQKDIETPSYELMDMPQGGASSVQSLPLSPLAEACSRKDLTAIHELLEKTGYKDDEGTANELSFQMWTNQMQDTLTSKKKGDSAFRQKDFTTAIDCYSQFIEVGTMVSPTIYARRCLSYLMNDMAEQALSDAMQALVISPTWPTAFYLQAAALLSLGMENEAQEALKDGSAQETSSSSGR; encoded by the exons ATGGGCGCGCGGGTGTCCAAGGCCACCTCCTGCTGCTGCATCCGCGGGCAGCTCCCCGGGAGCACGCGCCTCGACAGCGCCGATGCCG TGGACGAGGACCAGGCGGAGGCGTACGAGCTGCCGGCCTTCCAGGAGTACTCCTTCGAGCAGCTGCGGCTGGCCACGGCGGGCTTCGCCGTGGAGAACATCGTGTCCGAGCACGGCGAGAAGGCGCCCAACGTCGTCTACAAGGGTAAGCTCGACGCGCAGCGCCGCATCGCCGTCAAGCGATTCAACCGCTCCGCATGGCCCGACCCGCGCCAGTTCCTG GATGAAGCTAAATCAGTTGGTCAGCTCCGGAGCAAAAGGTTAGCAAATCTGCTTGGCTGTTGCTGCGAAGGTGACGAGAGATTGCTTGTTGCGGAGTACATGCCCAACGACACACTGGCAAAACATCTTTTCCACT GGGAAACCCAAGCAATGAAATGGCCCATGAGACTAAGGGTTGTTCTCTATCTTGCTGAGGCTTTAGAATATTGCACAACAAAGGGGCGTGCTCTCTACCATGATCTTAATGCCTACAGAGTTCTGTTTGATAAT GATTGCAACCCTAGACTTTCATGCTTTGGCCTTATGAAGAACAGTCGGGATGGCAAAAGTTATAGTACCAATTTGGCATTTACTCCCCCTGAATACATGAGGACTG GACGTATCACACCTGAAAGTGTCATATACAGCTTTGGCACCTTGCTACTGGACGTTCTTAGTGGGAAGCATATTCCTCCGAGCCAT GCTCTTGACTTGATTCGAGATAGGAACTTTAACATGCTTACAGACTCCTGTTTAGTGGGCCAATTTTCAAATGAGGAAGGAACAGAACTGGTGCGATTAGCTTCTAGGTGCCTGCACTATGAACCCCGTGAAAGGCCTAATGTAAGatctatggttcaagcattgagtCCTCTTCAGAAGGATATTGAG ACCCCATCTTATGAACTGATGGACATGCCCCAAGGTGGTGCATCATCTGTCCAATCATTGCCTCTTTCTCCTCTTGCTGAAGCTTGTTCCAGAAAGGATCTGACAGCAATACATGAACTTCTAGAGAAGACTGGGTACAAGGATGATGAGGGAACAGCAAATGAG CTCTCGTTTCAGATGTGGACCAATCAAATGCAAGACACATTAACCTCAAAGAAGAAGGGTGACAGTGCTTTTCGGCAAAAGGATTTTACTACCGCTATTGATTGTTACTCCCAG TTCATTGAAGTTGGTACGATGGTTTCCCCAACCATTTATGCTCGGCGCTGCCTGTCATATCTGATGAATGACATGGCAGAACAAGCTCTCAGTGATGCAATGCAGGCGCTGGTAATATCTCCGACGTGGCCGACTGCATTTTACCTTCAGGCTGCTGCATTACTATCTTTAGGCATGGAGAATGAAGCTCAAGAAGCGCTCAAAGATGGTTCTGCCCAAGAGACGAGCAGCAGCAGTGGACGCTGA